In the Bradyrhizobium guangzhouense genome, one interval contains:
- a CDS encoding type II toxin-antitoxin system RelE/ParE family toxin: MTDVVQTDAFRNWLAGLRDRRAVARIASRIALIERGALGDVKSLGGGLSEFKIDYGPGYRLFAAQRGTVTVILLCGGDKRKQQADIKRARAMLAELE; the protein is encoded by the coding sequence GTGACCGATGTCGTGCAGACGGATGCATTTCGAAACTGGCTTGCCGGGTTGCGCGACCGTCGCGCAGTGGCGCGCATCGCAAGCCGAATCGCATTGATCGAACGCGGCGCGCTTGGCGATGTGAAGTCCTTGGGCGGGGGGCTGTCTGAATTCAAGATAGACTACGGCCCGGGGTATCGTCTTTTTGCCGCGCAACGCGGAACCGTGACGGTCATTCTGCTCTGTGGTGGCGACAAGCGAAAGCAACAAGCCGACATCAAGCGGGCACGGGCGATGCTTGCAGAACTGGAGTAA
- a CDS encoding peptidoglycan -binding protein, protein MALARGRRSEGAFNYWPGFVDALSTLVLSIVFLLSVFLVVQFFLSQEVTGKDKALEQLNAKIAQLTELLSLEKLGKLSLDDQVSQLKAGLASAESERDRMKGLYEGLANAGNDAQGKTAELGKALDSEKAVSARALAQIEVLNQQISALRRQLAALEEALDASEKKDKESQNRIADLGSRLNVALAQRVQELSRYRSEFFGRLRAILGNRPDIRVVGDRFVFQSEVFFDTGQATLLPEGKAELDTVAAALIELDKKIPAEIAWVLRVDGHTDVRPVNGPNFKSNWDLSSARAISVVQYLISLGVPAQRLVAAGFAEFQPLDPGNTEEAYKRNRRIELKLTER, encoded by the coding sequence ATGGCTCTAGCCCGCGGCCGCCGCAGTGAAGGCGCCTTCAACTACTGGCCCGGATTCGTCGACGCGCTGTCGACGCTGGTGCTGTCGATCGTGTTCCTGCTCTCGGTGTTCCTGGTCGTGCAATTCTTCCTGTCGCAGGAAGTGACCGGCAAGGACAAGGCGCTGGAGCAGCTCAACGCCAAGATCGCCCAGCTCACCGAATTGCTGTCGCTGGAGAAGCTCGGCAAGCTCTCGCTCGACGACCAGGTCTCGCAGCTGAAGGCCGGCCTCGCCTCGGCCGAGAGCGAGCGCGACCGCATGAAGGGCCTCTATGAGGGCCTCGCCAATGCCGGCAACGACGCGCAAGGCAAGACCGCCGAGCTCGGCAAGGCGCTCGACTCCGAGAAGGCCGTCTCGGCGCGGGCGCTGGCGCAGATCGAGGTGCTGAACCAGCAGATCAGCGCGCTGCGCCGGCAATTGGCGGCGCTCGAAGAAGCGCTCGATGCATCGGAAAAGAAAGACAAGGAATCGCAGAACCGCATCGCCGATCTCGGCTCTCGCCTGAACGTCGCACTGGCGCAGCGCGTGCAGGAATTGTCGCGCTACCGCTCCGAGTTCTTCGGCCGCCTGCGCGCCATTCTCGGCAATCGCCCCGATATCCGCGTGGTCGGCGACCGCTTCGTGTTCCAGTCCGAAGTGTTCTTCGACACCGGACAGGCAACGCTGCTGCCTGAGGGCAAGGCCGAACTCGACACGGTCGCGGCCGCCTTGATCGAGCTCGACAAGAAGATCCCGGCCGAAATCGCCTGGGTGCTGCGCGTCGACGGCCACACCGACGTGCGGCCGGTCAACGGCCCGAACTTCAAGTCGAACTGGGACCTGTCGTCGGCGCGTGCGATCTCGGTGGTGCAATATCTGATCTCGCTCGGCGTGCCGGCCCAGCGCCTCGTCGCCGCCGGCTTTGCCGAATTCCAGCCGCTCGACCCTGGCAACACCGAAGAGGCCTACAAGCGCAACCGCCGCATCGAGCTGAAGCTGACGGAGCGGTAG
- a CDS encoding SAM-dependent methyltransferase, whose amino-acid sequence MSVMSTIIGTAERVPLPDLVVRAAIQRLCSRTATRLAAQTAADDAAFAGKMMLRPIAEHTDAANTQHYEVPQSFFAQVLGPNRKYSSCFYKTDATTLQEAEEEALRQTVEHAGLADGQTILELGCGWGSLSLWIARQFPHAKVTAVSNSQSQRAYIEDIARSRGLLNLRVVTSDMNVFAPEGQFDRIVSIEMFEHMMNWRKLTTRVRAWLAPEGRFFMHIFTHRAGSYVFDRANREDWIAQHFFTGGVMPSHQLIRQYADIFQVEKEWRWSGTHYQRTAMDWLANFDAHRDAIEAALRDVYGDETHLWMRRWRWFFLATAGLFGYADGTEWGVSHYRMKAADL is encoded by the coding sequence ATGAGCGTCATGTCCACGATCATCGGGACTGCCGAACGCGTGCCGCTGCCAGATCTCGTGGTCCGCGCCGCCATCCAGCGCCTGTGCTCGCGCACCGCAACGCGCCTCGCCGCGCAGACCGCCGCCGACGATGCCGCCTTCGCCGGAAAGATGATGCTGCGGCCGATCGCCGAGCATACGGACGCCGCCAACACCCAGCACTACGAGGTGCCGCAAAGCTTCTTCGCGCAGGTGCTGGGCCCGAACCGCAAATATTCCTCCTGCTTCTACAAGACGGACGCGACGACGCTGCAGGAAGCCGAGGAGGAAGCTCTGCGCCAGACCGTCGAGCACGCCGGCCTTGCCGACGGCCAGACCATCCTCGAGCTCGGCTGCGGCTGGGGCTCGCTGTCGCTGTGGATCGCGCGGCAGTTTCCGCATGCCAAGGTAACCGCCGTCTCGAACTCGCAATCGCAGCGCGCCTATATCGAGGACATCGCGCGGAGCCGCGGCCTGCTCAATCTGCGCGTCGTCACATCGGACATGAACGTGTTCGCGCCGGAAGGGCAGTTCGATCGCATCGTCTCGATCGAGATGTTCGAGCACATGATGAACTGGCGCAAGCTGACGACGCGCGTGCGCGCGTGGCTCGCGCCCGAGGGGCGCTTCTTCATGCACATCTTCACCCATCGCGCCGGCTCCTACGTGTTCGACCGCGCCAATCGTGAGGACTGGATCGCGCAGCATTTCTTCACCGGCGGCGTGATGCCGAGCCATCAGCTCATCAGGCAATATGCCGATATCTTCCAGGTCGAGAAGGAATGGCGCTGGAGCGGTACGCATTATCAGCGCACCGCGATGGACTGGCTCGCCAATTTCGACGCTCATCGCGACGCGATCGAAGCCGCCTTGCGCGACGTCTATGGCGACGAGACTCACCTATGGATGCGACGCTGGCGCTGGTTCTTCCTCGCCACCGCAGGCCTGTTCGGCTACGCCGACGGAACGGAGTGGGGCGTCAGCCACTATCGGATGAAGGCGGCGGACCTTTGA
- a CDS encoding GNAT family N-acetyltransferase, whose amino-acid sequence MSALRLRPYADADEAAAIDLWHRTWQQAYPQIDFAARLDWWRERWRRDLVPKAQIVVSEQDGTLTGFVTIDGEGYLDQLVVDPDHWGSDAARLLVDEAKRLSPSGVTLLVNRDNARAIRFYERNGFAHAGEDVNPTSGRPVLKMAWRP is encoded by the coding sequence GTGAGCGCGCTCCGCCTTCGCCCCTACGCAGACGCCGACGAAGCGGCCGCCATCGACCTCTGGCACCGGACCTGGCAGCAGGCCTACCCGCAGATCGACTTCGCCGCGCGGCTCGACTGGTGGCGCGAACGCTGGCGCAGGGATCTGGTGCCGAAGGCCCAGATCGTCGTCTCGGAACAAGATGGCACGCTGACCGGTTTCGTCACCATCGACGGCGAGGGCTATCTCGACCAGCTCGTCGTCGATCCCGATCATTGGGGCTCTGACGCGGCAAGGTTGCTGGTGGATGAGGCCAAGCGGCTGTCGCCTTCCGGCGTGACGCTGCTGGTCAACAGGGACAATGCCCGCGCCATCCGCTTCTACGAGCGCAACGGCTTTGCCCATGCCGGCGAGGACGTGAACCCGACCTCGGGACGGCCGGTGCTGAAGATGGCGTGGCGGCCGTGA
- a CDS encoding flagellar motor protein MotA has translation MPSGASPRSAIDIEYTKLSSPSVFLVRMLVFLVLCALVGVVLYKQIIQAFFANPGLNALIGAVLFIGIVLAFRQVIRLYPEVSWVNNFRIADPGLAPARHPKLLAPMAMILGGERTGRMSITQTTMRHLLDSIATRLDEARDISRYMTGLLVFLGLLGTFWGLIETVGSVGKVIDGLKVGGDAGALFDTLKEGLAAPLGGMGISFSSSLFGLAGSLILGFLDLQSSQAQNRFYTDLEDWLATTVREYGTGEVAAVASTGGGGVASGELQAAVERLRSVLEEGSASRGTTAAMASLAEAIQALVSHMRTEQQMIREWADGQGEQNREIRRLLERIARQPEKS, from the coding sequence ATGCCGTCAGGCGCCTCGCCCCGCTCCGCCATCGACATCGAGTACACAAAACTGTCCTCGCCCAGCGTTTTTCTGGTGCGGATGCTGGTTTTCCTGGTGCTGTGCGCGCTGGTGGGGGTGGTGCTCTACAAGCAGATCATCCAGGCCTTCTTCGCCAATCCGGGCCTGAATGCCCTGATCGGGGCGGTGCTGTTCATCGGCATCGTGCTGGCTTTCCGCCAGGTCATCCGGCTCTATCCTGAGGTGTCCTGGGTCAACAATTTCCGCATCGCCGACCCGGGCCTGGCGCCGGCCCGGCACCCGAAATTGCTGGCGCCGATGGCGATGATTCTGGGCGGCGAGCGCACCGGGCGGATGTCGATCACCCAGACCACGATGCGGCACCTGCTCGATTCGATCGCGACGCGCCTGGATGAGGCCCGCGACATCTCCCGCTACATGACCGGCCTCTTGGTCTTCCTCGGCCTGCTCGGCACGTTCTGGGGCCTGATCGAGACGGTCGGTTCGGTCGGCAAGGTGATCGACGGGCTCAAGGTCGGCGGCGATGCCGGCGCGCTGTTCGACACGCTGAAGGAGGGGCTGGCCGCCCCGCTCGGCGGCATGGGCATCTCGTTCTCCTCATCGCTGTTCGGCCTCGCGGGATCGCTGATCCTCGGCTTCCTCGATCTGCAATCGAGCCAGGCGCAGAACCGCTTCTACACCGACCTCGAAGACTGGCTCGCCACCACCGTGCGCGAATACGGCACCGGCGAAGTCGCCGCGGTCGCGAGCACTGGTGGGGGCGGCGTTGCCAGCGGCGAGCTCCAGGCCGCCGTCGAGCGGCTGCGCTCCGTGCTCGAGGAAGGCAGCGCCAGTCGCGGTACCACGGCGGCGATGGCGAGCCTTGCCGAAGCGATCCAGGCGCTGGTCTCGCACATGCGCACCGAGCAGCAGATGATCCGCGAATGGGCCGACGGCCAGGGCGAGCAGAACCGCGAGATCCGCCGCCTGCTGGAGCGCATCGCGCGCCAGCCCGAGAAGAGTTAA
- a CDS encoding DUF1295 domain-containing protein, giving the protein MATFLWGLASIALSLAVLMAFAWVVQQRSGNSGWVDTIWTFAIGLVGAGSALWPLAGEGPNLRQWLVAGLVAVWSLRLGTHIAIRTSGITDDPRYAAFAAEWGLNAPRRMFIFLQNQALGSVPLVFSIFVAAHVPAPALRIQDILGAVILLIGIAGEALADAQLRRFRLDPANKGKVCDAGLWRWSRHPNYFFEWFGWLAYPVIGLAAGYPWGWASLLAPIFMYWILVHVTGIPPLEAQMLRSRGERYRVYQSRTSMFFPLPPREGMAA; this is encoded by the coding sequence ATGGCGACGTTTCTTTGGGGATTGGCTTCCATCGCGCTCTCGCTCGCGGTTCTGATGGCGTTCGCCTGGGTCGTGCAGCAGCGCAGCGGCAATTCCGGCTGGGTCGACACGATCTGGACCTTTGCGATCGGCCTGGTCGGCGCCGGCAGCGCGCTGTGGCCGCTCGCGGGCGAGGGGCCCAATCTCAGGCAATGGCTGGTGGCCGGTCTCGTCGCGGTCTGGTCGCTCCGGCTCGGCACCCATATCGCGATCCGCACCTCAGGGATTACCGATGACCCCCGCTACGCCGCCTTTGCCGCGGAATGGGGCCTCAACGCCCCCAGGCGGATGTTCATCTTCCTGCAAAACCAGGCGCTGGGCTCGGTACCCCTGGTGTTTTCGATCTTCGTGGCCGCGCATGTGCCGGCGCCGGCCTTGCGCATTCAGGACATCCTGGGGGCCGTCATCCTGCTGATCGGGATCGCGGGCGAGGCGCTGGCGGATGCGCAGCTGCGCCGCTTCCGGCTCGACCCCGCCAACAAGGGCAAGGTTTGCGATGCCGGGCTGTGGCGCTGGTCGCGCCATCCCAATTATTTCTTCGAATGGTTCGGCTGGCTCGCTTATCCCGTGATCGGCCTTGCGGCCGGCTATCCCTGGGGCTGGGCCAGTCTGCTCGCGCCCATCTTCATGTACTGGATCCTGGTCCACGTCACCGGCATCCCGCCTTTGGAAGCGCAGATGCTGCGATCGCGCGGCGAGCGCTACCGCGTCTATCAATCCCGGACCAGCATGTTCTTTCCGTTGCCACCGCGAGAGGGAATGGCCGCATGA
- a CDS encoding addiction module antidote protein has translation MALKTTPFDAAEYLDTPEAQAEFITAALETGDAAFIRDSVNTVARARGMSEIAKSTGLSREGLYKALGEAGNPEFSTMLGVLRALGLGLTARPLPKKSGKQRKSAKPRTRKAA, from the coding sequence ATGGCGCTGAAAACAACACCATTTGACGCGGCGGAATATCTGGATACGCCGGAAGCACAGGCCGAATTCATCACAGCAGCGCTGGAGACTGGCGACGCGGCGTTCATCCGTGATTCCGTGAATACGGTTGCGCGAGCCCGCGGCATGAGCGAGATAGCAAAATCGACAGGGCTGAGCCGCGAAGGGCTGTACAAGGCACTCGGCGAGGCCGGAAATCCGGAGTTCTCAACAATGTTGGGGGTATTGCGCGCGCTTGGCTTGGGTCTGACTGCGCGTCCCTTGCCCAAAAAGTCCGGCAAGCAGCGCAAGTCAGCGAAGCCGCGAACCCGCAAGGCTGCCTAG